The following are encoded in a window of Tessaracoccus flavescens genomic DNA:
- a CDS encoding cytochrome c biogenesis CcdA family protein — MLVGYAGAFLGGMAAILSPCAALLLPAFFAYAFGGDRARLLGRTELFYLGLLLTLVPLGLGAGALGSLVTVHRQTLAVVGGAVLICFGLITALGIRIPLPGLGQRGDPRSALGAVLLGATYGLAGACTGPLLGAVLTVAAVGAARSTARCCLRPSGPAWWCRSCCSRCCGTGSTSASGSSQGRSASARSPPR, encoded by the coding sequence ATGCTGGTCGGCTACGCCGGTGCCTTCCTTGGAGGCATGGCGGCGATCCTCAGCCCCTGCGCGGCGCTCCTGCTTCCCGCCTTCTTCGCCTACGCGTTCGGTGGTGACCGCGCCCGGCTGCTCGGCCGTACCGAACTGTTCTATCTCGGCCTGCTGCTCACTCTCGTGCCGCTCGGTCTCGGCGCCGGGGCGCTCGGCTCGCTCGTCACGGTGCACCGGCAGACGCTCGCCGTCGTCGGAGGCGCGGTGCTGATCTGCTTCGGTCTGATCACCGCGCTCGGCATCCGGATCCCGCTGCCGGGGCTCGGGCAGCGCGGCGACCCGCGTTCGGCGCTCGGGGCGGTCCTGCTCGGGGCGACCTACGGCCTCGCAGGAGCCTGCACCGGCCCCCTGCTCGGCGCCGTCCTCACCGTCGCCGCGGTCGGGGCAGCGCGCTCTACGGCGCGGTGCTGCTTGCGGCCTTCGGGGCCGGCATGGTGGTGCCGCTCGTGCTGCTCGCGCTGCTGTGGGACCGGCTCAACCTCGGCGAGCGGCTCAAGCCAAGGCCGCTCAGCATCGGCCCGTTCACCTCCTCGGTGA
- a CDS encoding DsbA family protein codes for MSSAPARTYKFVIVAMVAVIVVLIGIIAQLQRTPSTTAEPADPGGSAPAAVVSDAPASAKTDEQVKLEQFLVDEFPRRQEGDPLALGEVDAPVVLTEWADYRCPFCSVWAEETLPGLQPLIDDGTLRVEFRDLAIFGDESIRAATAARAAGVQGHYFEFAHELFVALPNEGHPDIPDELVFGIVEQLGLDLEQFKTDWADPAHQEAVLADSQEAQSMGISSTPSFVIGSQFVAGALPIEEFQEIIRQQAGLAG; via the coding sequence ATGTCATCCGCGCCCGCAAGGACGTACAAGTTCGTGATCGTCGCCATGGTGGCGGTGATCGTCGTCCTGATCGGGATCATCGCCCAACTGCAGCGCACGCCGTCGACCACGGCGGAGCCGGCGGACCCAGGGGGCTCGGCGCCCGCGGCGGTGGTCAGCGACGCCCCCGCCTCGGCGAAGACCGATGAGCAGGTCAAGCTCGAGCAGTTCCTCGTCGACGAGTTCCCGCGCAGGCAGGAGGGCGATCCACTCGCTCTGGGTGAGGTCGACGCGCCCGTCGTGTTGACGGAGTGGGCCGACTACCGCTGCCCGTTCTGCTCGGTCTGGGCGGAGGAGACCCTTCCGGGGCTGCAGCCGCTGATCGACGACGGGACGCTGCGCGTCGAGTTCCGCGACCTCGCCATCTTCGGCGACGAGTCGATCCGCGCGGCAACCGCGGCCCGGGCCGCAGGCGTGCAGGGCCACTACTTCGAGTTCGCGCACGAACTCTTCGTCGCCCTCCCCAACGAGGGCCACCCAGACATCCCGGACGAGCTGGTGTTCGGCATCGTCGAGCAGCTGGGCCTCGACCTCGAGCAGTTCAAGACCGACTGGGCCGACCCTGCACACCAGGAGGCGGTGCTCGCCGACTCCCAGGAGGCGCAGTCGATGGGGATCAGCTCGACGCCGTCGTTCGTGATCGGCTCGCAGTTCGTGGCGGGTGCGCTCCCGATCGAGGAGTTCCAGGAGATCATCCGGCAGCAGGCCGGCCTGGCAGGCTGA
- a CDS encoding HelD family protein has product MEREIALEQAHVDRVYDNLNVATASAKSLAEQGRDIYRSDRIGYTREEDSTALFERDAFAYQAARRLAVLDAEHEGLVFGRIDLTDDEARYIGRIGVRDEDYEPLVIDWRAPAAEPFYRATPAEPMGVIRRRVLRCRDDKVIGLEDDLLDSSTDSALPIIGEGALMAALTRARGRTMRDIVATIQGEQDEAIRAPYQGVTIIAGGPGTGKTVVALHRAAYLLYTNRARLERGGVLVVGPSNVFMNYIERVLPSLGEDSVTLKAIGSVASDVLGMSSERMDAAEAATVKGSLSMVGVLRRLVRTPLIDHPEALRVRVTVKGEVLGLDAAELGRIRDQVLAQTKLNRGRELALKLVISALKDKFPDDIEISPEELDERIREHASLAMFMNAWWPALSATRVLARLSDPQLTARVAKDLDGDERRALSDSYAWLRGSEGDADEVSGWSVADIALLDELVSILGPMPEDPDQELDVFIEGGDVAEVLTTADLLRFERTRDVEDDPQTTYAHILVDEGQDVTPMQWRMLRRRGPQSSWTIVGDPAQSSYPFPDETRKALDELIGRAQRRTFTMSTNYRSPSEVFDLAARVITKVYPDAELPRAVRSTGIEPKLTATGSDDLHAALRTELLDLAGKVSGTIGVICPPSLLREVQLLVMGDERLRAFEDRLIVVTALQAKGLEYDGVVVVAPDRIIEEAPGGVRVLYVALTRATQRLVTLDVDTSEWRGLLS; this is encoded by the coding sequence CTGGAACGCGAGATCGCCCTCGAACAGGCCCACGTCGACCGGGTCTACGACAACCTCAACGTCGCGACGGCAAGCGCGAAGTCGCTCGCCGAACAGGGCCGTGACATCTACCGCTCCGACCGCATCGGCTACACGCGCGAGGAGGACAGCACCGCGCTGTTCGAGCGCGACGCCTTCGCCTACCAGGCCGCCCGCCGGCTCGCGGTCCTCGACGCCGAGCACGAGGGTCTCGTCTTCGGCAGGATCGACCTCACCGACGACGAGGCGCGCTACATCGGGCGCATCGGGGTGCGCGACGAGGACTACGAGCCCCTCGTGATCGACTGGCGCGCCCCGGCCGCCGAGCCGTTCTACCGCGCCACCCCGGCCGAGCCGATGGGGGTGATCCGACGCCGCGTGCTGCGCTGCCGCGACGACAAGGTGATCGGGCTGGAGGACGATCTGCTCGACTCGTCGACCGACTCGGCCCTCCCGATCATCGGCGAGGGAGCCCTCATGGCGGCGCTGACCCGCGCCCGGGGCCGCACCATGCGCGACATCGTTGCCACCATCCAGGGCGAACAGGACGAGGCGATCCGCGCCCCTTACCAGGGCGTCACGATCATCGCGGGCGGCCCCGGCACGGGCAAGACCGTGGTGGCTCTGCACCGCGCCGCGTACCTGCTCTACACCAACCGGGCCCGCCTCGAGCGCGGCGGCGTGCTCGTCGTCGGGCCGTCCAACGTGTTCATGAACTACATCGAGCGCGTGCTGCCGAGCCTCGGCGAGGACTCCGTGACCCTCAAGGCCATCGGCAGCGTCGCCAGCGACGTGCTCGGCATGTCGAGCGAACGGATGGACGCCGCGGAGGCGGCCACCGTCAAGGGCAGCCTGTCGATGGTCGGGGTGCTGCGCCGGCTGGTGCGCACCCCTCTGATCGACCATCCGGAGGCGCTGCGGGTGCGGGTCACCGTCAAGGGAGAGGTGCTGGGCCTCGACGCGGCCGAGCTCGGCCGGATCCGCGACCAGGTGCTCGCCCAGACCAAGCTGAACCGCGGCCGCGAACTGGCCCTGAAGCTCGTCATCTCCGCCCTGAAGGACAAGTTCCCCGACGACATCGAGATCTCGCCGGAGGAACTCGACGAACGGATCCGCGAGCACGCGAGCCTCGCCATGTTCATGAACGCCTGGTGGCCTGCGCTCAGCGCGACCCGGGTGCTCGCCCGGCTCAGCGATCCGCAGCTCACCGCGCGGGTGGCCAAGGACCTCGACGGCGACGAGCGGCGCGCGCTGAGCGACTCCTACGCCTGGCTGCGCGGCTCCGAGGGAGACGCGGACGAGGTCTCCGGCTGGTCGGTCGCCGACATCGCGCTGCTCGACGAACTCGTCTCCATTCTCGGCCCCATGCCTGAGGACCCCGACCAGGAGCTCGACGTCTTCATCGAGGGCGGCGACGTCGCGGAGGTGCTGACCACCGCCGACCTGCTGCGCTTCGAGCGCACCCGCGACGTCGAGGACGATCCGCAGACGACCTACGCGCACATCCTCGTCGACGAGGGACAGGACGTGACGCCCATGCAGTGGCGGATGCTGCGCAGGCGCGGGCCGCAGTCGTCGTGGACGATCGTCGGTGACCCGGCGCAGAGTTCGTACCCGTTCCCGGACGAGACCCGCAAGGCCCTCGACGAACTGATCGGGCGCGCCCAGCGCCGCACGTTCACGATGAGCACCAACTACCGCTCCCCCAGCGAGGTGTTCGACCTCGCCGCGCGGGTGATCACGAAGGTCTACCCGGACGCGGAACTTCCGCGCGCGGTGCGCTCCACCGGCATCGAACCGAAGCTGACCGCCACCGGCAGCGACGACCTGCATGCGGCCCTGCGCACCGAACTCCTCGATCTCGCGGGGAAGGTCAGCGGCACGATCGGCGTCATCTGTCCCCCGTCCCTGCTGCGCGAGGTCCAGCTGTTAGTGATGGGCGATGAGCGGCTGCGCGCCTTCGAGGACCGGCTGATCGTCGTGACGGCGCTGCAGGCGAAGGGCCTCGAGTACGACGGCGTCGTCGTGGTGGCACCCGACCGGATCATCGAGGAGGCGCCCGGCGGCGTCCGCGTGCTGTACGTGGCGCTGACGAGGGCGACGCAGCGGCTGGTCACCCTCGACGTCGACACCTCCGAGTGGCGCGGGCTGCTCAGCTGA
- a CDS encoding methylenetetrahydrofolate reductase — MLRTDPSPATVGDLLASAHGPLFSFEFFPPRSEEEEPILWRAVDALAPLAPDFVSVTYGANGSRRDRTIRATRWIAESGGPLTVGHLTCVDQSKADIAEALDAYREAGVTNILAIRGDMPGGGEWEAHPDGLGNATELVRFIREQGDFCVGVAAFPNPHETSDDVDLDARILTQKVEAGAEFAITQLFFDAGRYGELVERMRALGCTVPIIPGIMPLTVITQIERFADLSGRALPEGFVSRLRAAGSKEEVREIGLNAALQLCRDLLAAGAPGLQFFTQNRSKATREVLARLKDEL, encoded by the coding sequence ATGCTTCGCACCGATCCGAGTCCGGCGACCGTCGGCGACCTCCTCGCCTCGGCCCATGGTCCCCTCTTCTCGTTCGAGTTCTTCCCCCCGAGGTCTGAGGAAGAGGAGCCCATCTTGTGGCGCGCCGTCGACGCGCTCGCTCCGCTGGCCCCTGACTTCGTGTCTGTCACCTATGGGGCCAACGGGTCGCGCCGCGACCGCACCATCCGGGCGACGCGCTGGATCGCGGAGTCGGGAGGGCCGTTGACGGTGGGGCACCTCACCTGCGTCGACCAGTCGAAGGCCGATATCGCGGAGGCGCTCGACGCCTACCGGGAGGCAGGGGTGACCAACATCCTCGCCATCCGCGGCGACATGCCGGGCGGAGGGGAATGGGAGGCCCATCCCGACGGCCTCGGCAACGCGACCGAACTGGTGCGCTTCATCCGGGAGCAGGGGGACTTCTGCGTCGGTGTCGCGGCCTTCCCGAACCCACACGAGACGAGCGACGACGTCGACCTCGACGCAAGGATCCTCACCCAGAAGGTCGAGGCGGGAGCCGAGTTCGCGATCACACAGCTGTTCTTCGACGCCGGACGCTACGGCGAGCTCGTGGAGCGGATGCGCGCGCTCGGCTGCACCGTCCCGATCATCCCCGGCATCATGCCGCTGACGGTGATCACCCAGATCGAGCGCTTCGCCGACCTGTCCGGGCGTGCCCTCCCCGAGGGTTTCGTCTCCCGGCTGCGCGCAGCAGGGTCGAAGGAGGAGGTCCGCGAGATCGGTCTCAACGCCGCCCTGCAGCTGTGCCGCGACCTGCTCGCCGCAGGCGCCCCCGGCCTGCAGTTCTTCACCCAGAACCGGTCGAAGGCCACCCGCGAGGTGCTGGCGAGGCTGAAGGACGAGCTCTGA
- a CDS encoding polyprenyl synthetase family protein, with product MRRSLDPTAPLNDDFLSAISETIAGFLDAQAPLIAEVGVPELLNVARIATEGGKRLRPAYCYWSYVAAAGLPEDDSSLLAVASSLDLLHVSALVHDDLIDDADTRRGLPAAHRRFEQFHGARSGRGDGAEFGTSAAILLGDLLLMWSLELADASGAPGLERTRGLLNAMRSEVTAGQFLDVSAQYDVADEASFADELEVARRVLEFKSARYSIRRPAQIGASLAGADETLLATLGEFGSVVGRAFQLRDDVLGVYGDPAVTGKPFGGDIHEGKRTVLVLTALANGSSAQARELDSILGAPGITDADVRRAGEIIESTGALSSVESTIADNWHHAQRLLADTPMAEEGRTALSALADRSVNRAR from the coding sequence GTGAGACGCTCGCTTGATCCCACCGCTCCGCTGAACGACGATTTCCTGTCCGCGATCAGCGAAACCATCGCCGGTTTCCTCGACGCCCAGGCGCCTCTGATCGCCGAGGTCGGCGTGCCCGAGCTGCTGAACGTGGCCAGGATCGCCACCGAAGGGGGCAAGCGGCTGCGACCCGCCTACTGCTACTGGAGCTACGTGGCTGCCGCGGGACTGCCCGAGGACGACTCCTCGCTGCTCGCCGTTGCCTCCTCGCTCGATCTGCTGCACGTCAGCGCGCTCGTCCACGACGACCTGATCGACGACGCCGACACCCGACGCGGCCTTCCTGCCGCCCACAGGCGTTTCGAACAGTTCCACGGCGCCCGGTCGGGCCGAGGCGACGGCGCCGAGTTCGGCACGTCCGCCGCGATCCTGCTCGGCGACCTGCTGTTGATGTGGAGCCTTGAGCTGGCCGACGCCTCGGGCGCGCCGGGACTCGAGCGCACCCGCGGGCTGCTCAACGCCATGCGCTCGGAGGTCACCGCCGGCCAGTTCCTCGACGTCAGCGCGCAGTACGACGTGGCGGACGAGGCCAGCTTCGCCGACGAGCTCGAGGTGGCCCGTCGTGTGCTCGAGTTCAAGTCGGCGCGCTACTCGATCCGCCGCCCCGCCCAGATCGGGGCGAGCCTCGCCGGGGCGGACGAGACACTACTTGCGACGCTCGGGGAGTTCGGCTCGGTCGTCGGCCGGGCGTTCCAGCTGCGCGACGACGTGCTCGGCGTCTACGGCGACCCGGCGGTCACCGGGAAGCCCTTCGGCGGCGACATCCACGAGGGTAAGCGCACCGTCCTCGTGCTCACCGCGCTCGCCAATGGATCATCGGCGCAGGCGCGCGAGTTGGACTCGATCCTCGGCGCCCCCGGCATCACCGACGCCGACGTGCGCCGCGCCGGGGAGATCATCGAGTCGACCGGGGCGCTGAGCTCCGTCGAGTCGACGATCGCCGACAACTGGCACCACGCGCAGCGGCTGCTCGCGGACACCCCCATGGCTGAGGAGGGTCGGACCGCCCTCTCCGCGTTGGCAGACCGGAGCGTCAACCGTGCCCGTTGA
- a CDS encoding HAD-IC family P-type ATPase, whose product MPVDVQGLTSEEVADRVARGQVNTLPSRSGRSTLDIVRANVLTRVNAILFVLFMCVAVTGHFIQGIFGLLIVVNSTIGIIQELRAKRTLDNLAVVGEAHPTVIRDGVARQIVRDEVVLDDLIVVTPGEQVVVDGVVVDADYLEVDESLLTGESDALAKEPGDRVLSGSFVVSGTGRYRAEKVGADAYAAQLTAQAAKFTLVSSELRQGINKILKYVTWLLIPVGLLNIVVQFTQPDTTWQEAVLRTTSALVPMVPEGLVLLTSMAFALGVIRLGRRNCLVQELPAIEGLARVSVVCADKTGTLTEHALTLGEIIHLDADPAEVSAALAQLVAADPTPNASMQAINAVVEPADRPWPILARAPFTSAKKFSGVTFEHATWLLGAADVLCEGEVADRAEEIGSTGRRVLLLATASERVDSASAPGAVVPKALLVLDQVKRTDAADTLRYFQEQNVEVKVISGDNAASVGAVTRSLGVEIGEVVDARTLPEPGPEFAGIVDDADVFGRVTPEQKRQMVEALQSRGHSVAMTGDGVNDVLALKDADLGVAMGSGSSATRAVAQIVLLDDKFASLPHVVAEGRRVIGNIERVAKLFLTKTIYAVILALAAGLLGIPNPFLPLHVTVVGWFTIGIPAFLMSLAPNRERARPGFVRRTLAVAIPGGIVVAAGALTTYLGSRGLHDVPDHIQTQASTATLITLIMTATWVLSVVARPYVWWRAALVAFAYGFYFTVFALPVSQRWLSLDVSNLQTIGFGVIVGLIGMAAIEVIWWVTAVIRGETPRLWGQPAKASLE is encoded by the coding sequence GTGCCCGTTGACGTCCAGGGCCTGACCTCTGAGGAGGTCGCCGACCGCGTCGCGCGGGGACAGGTCAACACTCTCCCCTCCAGGTCGGGGCGCTCCACGCTGGACATCGTCCGCGCCAACGTGCTCACCCGCGTCAACGCGATCCTCTTCGTCCTGTTCATGTGCGTGGCCGTCACAGGCCATTTCATCCAGGGCATCTTCGGGCTGCTGATCGTGGTCAACTCGACCATCGGCATCATCCAGGAGCTGCGGGCCAAGCGGACCCTCGACAACCTCGCCGTGGTCGGCGAGGCCCACCCGACGGTGATCCGCGACGGCGTCGCGCGGCAGATCGTGCGCGACGAGGTCGTGCTCGACGATCTGATCGTCGTCACGCCGGGAGAACAGGTCGTCGTCGACGGGGTCGTGGTCGACGCCGACTACCTCGAGGTCGACGAGTCGCTGCTGACCGGCGAATCGGACGCGCTCGCCAAGGAGCCCGGCGACCGCGTCCTTTCCGGCTCCTTCGTCGTCTCCGGCACGGGCCGCTACCGCGCGGAGAAGGTCGGCGCAGACGCCTACGCGGCGCAGTTGACGGCCCAGGCGGCCAAGTTCACGCTTGTCAGCTCCGAACTGCGGCAGGGCATCAACAAGATCCTCAAGTACGTCACCTGGCTGCTGATCCCGGTCGGCCTGCTCAACATCGTCGTCCAGTTCACCCAGCCGGACACCACCTGGCAGGAGGCGGTCCTGCGCACCACCTCCGCTCTGGTGCCGATGGTCCCGGAGGGGCTCGTCCTGCTCACGTCGATGGCCTTCGCGCTCGGCGTGATCCGGCTCGGTCGGCGCAACTGCCTCGTCCAGGAACTACCCGCCATCGAGGGCCTCGCACGGGTCAGCGTCGTCTGCGCGGACAAGACGGGCACCCTCACCGAGCACGCGTTGACGCTCGGCGAGATCATCCACCTCGACGCCGACCCCGCGGAGGTGTCAGCGGCTCTTGCGCAACTGGTGGCCGCCGATCCCACCCCCAACGCCTCCATGCAGGCGATCAACGCCGTCGTGGAGCCGGCCGACCGCCCGTGGCCGATCCTCGCGCGGGCACCGTTCACCTCGGCCAAGAAGTTCTCCGGCGTCACGTTCGAGCACGCGACCTGGCTGCTCGGCGCGGCAGACGTGCTGTGCGAGGGTGAGGTCGCAGACCGGGCCGAGGAGATCGGCTCGACGGGGCGCCGGGTGCTGCTGCTCGCGACCGCCTCCGAGCGGGTCGACTCCGCCTCTGCGCCGGGCGCCGTGGTGCCGAAGGCGCTGCTGGTGCTCGACCAGGTCAAGCGCACCGATGCCGCGGACACGCTGCGCTACTTCCAGGAGCAGAACGTCGAGGTGAAGGTCATCTCCGGCGACAACGCCGCCTCGGTCGGTGCCGTGACCCGTTCGCTCGGCGTCGAGATCGGTGAGGTCGTCGACGCGAGGACCCTGCCCGAGCCGGGGCCCGAGTTCGCCGGGATCGTCGACGACGCCGATGTCTTCGGGAGGGTGACCCCCGAGCAGAAGCGTCAGATGGTCGAGGCCCTGCAGTCGCGCGGGCACAGCGTCGCCATGACAGGCGACGGCGTCAACGACGTGCTTGCGCTGAAGGACGCCGACCTCGGCGTCGCCATGGGCTCCGGCTCGTCCGCCACCCGCGCCGTCGCCCAGATCGTCCTGCTCGACGACAAATTCGCCTCGCTGCCGCACGTCGTCGCAGAGGGACGCCGGGTGATCGGCAACATCGAGCGCGTCGCGAAGCTGTTCCTCACCAAGACGATCTACGCGGTGATCCTCGCGCTCGCGGCCGGCCTGCTCGGCATCCCGAACCCGTTCCTCCCGCTGCACGTCACGGTCGTCGGCTGGTTCACGATCGGCATCCCCGCGTTCCTGATGAGCCTCGCCCCGAACCGCGAGCGGGCACGCCCGGGTTTCGTGCGGCGCACGCTCGCCGTCGCGATCCCCGGCGGCATCGTGGTGGCAGCCGGCGCGTTGACCACCTATCTGGGCAGTCGAGGACTGCACGACGTGCCGGACCACATCCAGACGCAGGCGTCGACGGCGACCCTGATCACGCTCATCATGACGGCCACCTGGGTGCTGAGCGTCGTCGCCCGGCCCTACGTGTGGTGGAGGGCCGCGCTCGTCGCGTTCGCCTACGGGTTCTACTTCACGGTCTTCGCGCTGCCGGTCTCACAGCGCTGGCTGAGCCTCGACGTGTCGAATCTCCAGACCATCGGCTTCGGCGTGATCGTCGGCCTCATCGGCATGGCGGCCATCGAGGTGATCTGGTGGGTCACCGCGGTCATCCGCGGCGAGACCCCGAGGTTGTGGGGTCAGCCGGCGAAGGCGTCGCTCGAGTAG
- a CDS encoding thiamine phosphate synthase → MTALVPLTTRLRMARVAVVVPPKFAGPEAADLAAHGADLLVLSKGNRSVEEAVESIQVARKRLFSLPTLVAADDLEVAAQASADVVFLKRPGWRPFGYRRPHEYSLFGRSIDGASDLDKIDGDPFVFGFVGPAVTDSGVNDEIARTAAAAPPVGLPAGPVWFAAGGISSVSVHDVLAAGARRVTVSTSIFRSADPNAETRAIADAVKAAWDADPGAQAYSSDAFAG, encoded by the coding sequence ATGACCGCACTGGTGCCGTTGACGACGCGCCTGAGGATGGCCCGCGTGGCCGTCGTGGTGCCGCCGAAGTTCGCGGGTCCCGAGGCGGCGGATCTGGCCGCCCACGGCGCCGACCTCCTGGTGCTGTCGAAGGGCAACCGCAGCGTCGAGGAGGCCGTCGAGTCGATCCAGGTGGCGCGCAAGAGGCTCTTCTCGCTTCCGACCCTCGTCGCGGCCGACGACCTCGAGGTCGCGGCACAGGCCTCCGCCGATGTCGTCTTCCTGAAGCGGCCCGGCTGGCGTCCCTTCGGCTACCGCAGGCCGCACGAATACTCGCTCTTCGGCCGCTCCATCGACGGAGCCTCCGACCTCGACAAGATCGACGGCGACCCGTTCGTGTTCGGCTTCGTCGGGCCGGCCGTGACCGACTCGGGCGTCAACGACGAGATCGCAAGGACCGCAGCCGCCGCGCCACCGGTCGGGCTGCCCGCCGGTCCGGTGTGGTTCGCCGCCGGAGGGATCTCCAGCGTCTCCGTCCATGACGTGCTAGCCGCAGGCGCACGGCGCGTGACGGTGTCCACGTCGATCTTCCGTTCGGCCGACCCGAACGCCGAGACGCGCGCCATCGCCGACGCGGTGAAGGCGGCCTGGGACGCAGATCCCGGGGCGCAGGCCTACTCGAGCGACGCCTTCGCCGGCTGA